From Pseudobdellovibrionaceae bacterium, a single genomic window includes:
- a CDS encoding EVE domain-containing protein — MRYWLMKSEPSSYSLDALKKDKKTRWEGVRNYQARNYMKKNMSVGDGVLFYHSNAKPSAVVGLAKVSGKAIADITSFDKKSVYYDPKSTAENPRWHCIELEYVAHFKQDLPLASLKLLKSLDGMLLLKKGMRLSIQPVLKKHFRFLCKKGGQGSTFV, encoded by the coding sequence ATGCGCTATTGGTTAATGAAATCAGAACCATCTAGTTACTCTCTAGATGCATTAAAAAAAGATAAAAAAACACGATGGGAAGGTGTTCGTAATTATCAAGCGCGTAACTACATGAAAAAAAATATGAGTGTTGGGGATGGAGTTTTGTTTTACCACTCTAATGCTAAACCATCGGCGGTTGTGGGGCTGGCAAAAGTGTCGGGGAAAGCCATTGCAGACATTACCTCTTTTGATAAAAAGTCGGTGTATTATGATCCAAAATCTACGGCAGAAAATCCTCGCTGGCACTGTATAGAGCTAGAGTATGTTGCACACTTTAAACAAGATTTGCCTTTGGCAAGTTTAAAACTTTTAAAAAGTTTAGACGGAATGTTATTGTTAAAAAAAGGAATGCGTTTATCTATACAGCCCGTTTTAAAAAAACACTTTCGATTTTTGTGCAAAAAAGGTGGGCAAGGAAGCACCTTTGTTTAA
- the fumC gene encoding class II fumarate hydratase, whose product MSNKEYRIETDSLGEVKVPKDKYWGAQTQRSIENFKIGKDRFPEEMIRAFGILKKSAALANEKLGLLDSTKLEFIVKAADEVIKGEWNDQFPLVVWQTGSGTQTNMNANEFIANRASFLKDGKMGSKSIHPNDDVNKAQSSNDTFPTAMRMAIVEQMESVLLLSLSDLKLGLEKKQKAFQNIIKVGRTHLMDATPLTVGQEFSAFVYQLDQVEKSIKQVLPFLKELALGGTAVGTGLNTHPDFAETAIKFINKETKLNFVSGKNKFALLASHDAEVELSGVLKKLACALMKLANDIRWLGSGPRCGLGELQLPVNEPGSSIMPGKVNPTQCEAMTMVCAQVMGNDTAISIGGASGNLQLNVFKPLIVFNLLNSIRLLSDSMKSFQNKCVEGLEVCEEVSAEYLKKSLMLVTSLNPHIGYDKAAQIAKLAHKKGLTLRQASVELQFLSGEEFDKIVNPKNMLNPQK is encoded by the coding sequence ATGAGCAACAAAGAATACCGAATAGAAACCGATAGTTTGGGAGAGGTAAAAGTACCTAAAGACAAGTATTGGGGCGCCCAAACGCAACGATCTATAGAAAATTTTAAAATTGGAAAAGATCGCTTTCCCGAAGAAATGATTCGTGCCTTTGGAATTTTAAAAAAATCGGCGGCCTTGGCTAATGAAAAATTGGGCTTACTAGATTCTACTAAGCTAGAGTTTATTGTAAAGGCTGCAGACGAAGTGATTAAAGGAGAGTGGAACGATCAGTTTCCTTTAGTAGTTTGGCAAACAGGAAGTGGTACGCAAACCAACATGAACGCCAACGAATTTATTGCTAATCGTGCTAGTTTTTTAAAAGATGGAAAGATGGGCTCTAAAAGCATTCACCCCAATGATGATGTTAATAAGGCTCAGTCTTCTAACGATACTTTTCCCACAGCGATGAGAATGGCTATTGTAGAGCAAATGGAATCAGTACTGTTGCTCTCTTTAAGTGATTTAAAACTAGGTTTAGAAAAAAAACAAAAAGCATTTCAAAATATTATTAAGGTGGGAAGAACGCATTTAATGGATGCCACCCCTTTAACGGTGGGGCAAGAGTTTTCCGCTTTTGTTTATCAACTAGATCAGGTGGAAAAAAGTATAAAACAGGTTTTGCCTTTTTTAAAAGAATTGGCATTGGGTGGCACAGCTGTGGGAACGGGGTTAAACACGCACCCTGATTTTGCCGAAACAGCTATTAAATTTATTAACAAAGAGACAAAATTAAATTTTGTTAGTGGAAAAAATAAATTCGCCTTGTTGGCCTCTCACGATGCCGAGGTGGAGTTAAGTGGTGTGTTAAAAAAACTGGCTTGCGCATTAATGAAGTTAGCCAACGACATTCGCTGGTTAGGTAGTGGCCCTCGGTGTGGGTTGGGCGAATTGCAATTGCCCGTCAACGAGCCAGGAAGTTCCATTATGCCAGGTAAAGTAAACCCCACCCAGTGTGAAGCTATGACCATGGTTTGTGCTCAGGTAATGGGAAATGATACCGCTATTTCTATTGGAGGAGCTTCTGGTAATTTGCAGTTAAATGTTTTTAAGCCCTTGATTGTGTTTAATTTATTAAACTCTATTCGTCTTTTATCGGACTCTATGAAAAGCTTTCAAAACAAGTGTGTGGAAGGTTTAGAGGTTTGTGAGGAGGTTTCTGCAGAGTATTTAAAAAAATCTTTGATGTTAGTAACTAGTTTGAACCCTCACATTGGCTATGATAAAGCGGCACAAATTGCAAAACTAGCCCATAAAAAAGGCCTTACTTTAAGGCAAGCAAGCGTAGAATTACAGTTTTTATCGGGTGAAGAATTTGATAAAATAGTAAATCCTAAAAATATGTTAAATCCTCAAAAATAA
- the map gene encoding type I methionyl aminopeptidase → MTLSQASDIKSMEKAGQLTAQLLLYLEPYVKSGVTTNELDQLAYDYTLSKGAIPAPLNYHGFPKSICTSVNDCICHGVPDDSALKEGDIVNIDVTCIVNGFFGDSSKTFFVGNVSESAKKITQCAYEAMNKGIEQVSGKSSTGDIGFAVNKYVTRNGYFVVKEIGGHGIGRKFHDDPFVPSFGKKGKGAQLKPWTCITVEPMINETATPIKEVSISNSEIKYYLTGDKTLSAQFEHTLLITDTGYEILTQI, encoded by the coding sequence ATGACTTTATCACAGGCAAGTGATATTAAATCTATGGAAAAAGCTGGGCAATTAACTGCTCAGCTTTTATTGTATCTAGAGCCCTATGTTAAATCTGGGGTAACTACCAACGAGCTAGATCAATTGGCTTATGATTACACTTTGTCCAAAGGGGCAATACCTGCTCCATTAAATTATCACGGGTTTCCTAAATCTATATGCACTTCGGTTAATGATTGTATTTGTCATGGCGTTCCTGATGACAGTGCTTTAAAAGAAGGTGATATTGTTAATATCGATGTTACTTGTATTGTAAATGGATTTTTTGGCGACAGTTCCAAAACTTTTTTTGTAGGTAATGTTAGTGAATCTGCTAAAAAAATTACTCAGTGTGCCTACGAAGCTATGAACAAAGGCATTGAACAAGTCTCTGGAAAAAGCAGCACGGGAGACATAGGCTTTGCTGTTAACAAATATGTAACTCGAAACGGGTACTTTGTAGTAAAAGAAATAGGAGGCCACGGTATCGGCCGAAAATTTCACGATGATCCTTTTGTTCCTTCATTTGGAAAAAAGGGAAAGGGGGCACAGTTAAAACCGTGGACCTGCATTACCGTAGAACCGATGATTAACGAAACGGCAACCCCTATAAAAGAGGTTTCTATTTCTAATTCTGAAATTAAATATTATTTAACAGGAGATAAAACCTTATCTGCTCAATTTGAGCACACACTTCTTATTACCGACACCGGTTACGAAATTTTAACGCAAATTTAA